The following are encoded in a window of Haloarcula halophila genomic DNA:
- a CDS encoding DUF7384 family protein: protein MAESSPARVVADADVLAADLLCGDGPARAALDHVRCHAWMTLVASDPLLDDAQAVIERLSDPPLATDWRERIEGERERVEHPSGDHPALASAYRGGAAHLLSFDERLGSAQTGAALQSHMRVSIRPPDAFAGLFDPESLYAAVEGGEYPGPDRDPRA from the coding sequence ATGGCTGAGTCGTCGCCGGCCCGCGTCGTCGCCGACGCCGACGTGCTGGCGGCGGACCTCCTGTGTGGCGACGGCCCCGCCCGGGCCGCGCTGGACCACGTGCGGTGCCACGCCTGGATGACCCTCGTCGCCAGCGATCCCCTGCTGGACGACGCACAGGCGGTGATCGAGCGGCTGAGCGATCCGCCGCTGGCGACCGACTGGCGCGAACGGATCGAGGGCGAACGCGAGCGGGTCGAACACCCGTCGGGGGACCACCCGGCGCTGGCCTCGGCCTATCGGGGCGGGGCCGCACACCTGCTGTCATTCGACGAGCGGCTTGGCAGCGCACAGACCGGCGCTGCCCTCCAGTCGCACATGCGGGTGAGCATCAGACCACCGGACGCCTTCGCGGGGCTGTTCGATCCGGAATCGCTGTACGCTGCCGTCGAGGGCGGGGAGTACCCCGGCCCCGACCGGGACCCGCGTGCCTGA
- the rnz gene encoding ribonuclease Z, whose translation MRVTFLGTSGAVPTTQRNTSGLFVNKDGDYLLFDCGEGTQRQMMRFGTGFSVDHLFVTHLHGDHVLGIPGLLQTFDFNDRDAPIAIHTPAGTRGNVRQLIEANGTKPSFPVRINELSAGDVALDGEEYTVRAIATTHRCASVGYVLAEDDRKGRFDREKAEEELGIPPGPKYSKLHRGDPIEHDGRTVQPEEVVGPPRPGRTFVYTGDTRPTDAVVEASADADLLVHDATFAQDRADRAQATAHSTAREAGQVAADAGVRALALTHISTRYAGQTDRLAAEAGEVFDGEVFVPEDGREREVAFPDGE comes from the coding sequence ATGCGCGTGACGTTCCTCGGGACGAGTGGGGCCGTGCCGACGACACAGCGAAACACGAGCGGACTGTTCGTCAACAAGGACGGCGATTACCTCCTGTTCGACTGCGGCGAAGGGACCCAGCGCCAGATGATGCGTTTCGGAACCGGGTTCTCCGTCGATCACCTGTTCGTGACCCACCTCCACGGCGACCACGTCCTGGGGATTCCGGGGCTGCTCCAGACGTTCGACTTCAACGACCGAGACGCCCCCATCGCGATCCACACGCCCGCCGGAACCCGCGGGAACGTTCGGCAACTCATCGAGGCAAACGGGACGAAACCGTCCTTTCCGGTCCGGATCAACGAACTGTCGGCCGGTGACGTCGCGCTGGACGGCGAGGAGTACACCGTCAGGGCGATCGCGACGACCCATCGGTGCGCGTCGGTCGGCTACGTCCTCGCGGAGGACGACCGCAAGGGTCGGTTCGACCGCGAGAAAGCAGAGGAAGAACTGGGTATCCCCCCGGGACCGAAGTACTCGAAGCTCCACCGGGGCGACCCGATCGAACACGACGGGCGGACCGTCCAGCCCGAGGAGGTAGTCGGCCCCCCTCGTCCCGGGCGGACGTTCGTCTACACCGGTGACACCCGGCCGACCGACGCCGTCGTCGAGGCGAGCGCCGACGCCGACCTGCTCGTCCACGACGCGACCTTCGCACAGGACCGGGCCGACCGCGCGCAGGCGACGGCCCACTCGACGGCCCGCGAAGCCGGCCAGGTCGCGGCCGACGCCGGCGTCCGCGCGCTGGCGCTGACCCACATCTCGACGCGCTACGCCGGGCAGACCGACCGACTGGCGGCGGAGGCCGGCGAGGTCTTCGACGGCGAGGTGTTCGTCCCCGAGGACGGCCGCGAACGCGAGGTCGCCTTCCCCGACGGCGAATAG
- a CDS encoding SDR family NAD(P)-dependent oxidoreductase: MVRRPMTVAGPALITGASAGIGAALAREFAANGHDVVLVARREDRLQSLATEIERAHGVTATPITMDLDDPRAAIALHETVTDRGLEIGVLVNNVGVGTYGPFADSDLDAERTQLRLNVVLPVELTRLFLDEFEDGGAVLSVGSMAGFQPGPFLPGYYASKAYVNSFTQAVAEELRDDPVDVTVVCPGPVATEFQERAGMGDSTVGSLTTNSPEAVAEAAYEGLVAGETVVIPSRLMRAVDLLGRIAPRSATRRIARLVNEGR, encoded by the coding sequence GGCGCTGGCCCGCGAGTTCGCCGCGAACGGCCACGACGTGGTGTTGGTCGCCCGCCGCGAGGATCGACTCCAGTCGCTGGCGACCGAGATCGAACGGGCTCACGGCGTGACCGCGACGCCGATCACGATGGATCTGGACGATCCGCGGGCAGCGATCGCCCTCCACGAGACGGTCACCGATCGGGGGCTGGAGATCGGCGTGCTCGTCAACAACGTCGGCGTCGGCACCTACGGCCCCTTCGCCGACAGCGACCTCGACGCCGAGCGCACCCAGTTACGGCTCAACGTCGTCCTTCCGGTGGAGCTGACCCGCCTTTTCCTCGACGAGTTCGAGGACGGCGGCGCGGTGCTGTCGGTCGGCTCGATGGCCGGCTTCCAGCCCGGCCCGTTCCTCCCGGGCTACTACGCCAGCAAGGCCTACGTCAACAGTTTCACGCAGGCCGTCGCCGAGGAACTGCGCGACGACCCGGTCGACGTGACGGTCGTCTGTCCCGGCCCGGTCGCCACGGAGTTCCAGGAGCGTGCCGGGATGGGCGACTCGACGGTCGGCTCGCTGACGACTAACTCCCCCGAAGCGGTCGCCGAGGCCGCCTACGAGGGCCTCGTCGCGGGCGAGACCGTCGTGATCCCGAGCCGGCTGATGCGCGCGGTCGATCTCCTCGGGCGAATCGCGCCCCGCTCGGCGACCCGGCGGATCGCCCGGCTGGTCAACGAGGGGCGTTAG
- a CDS encoding potassium channel family protein → MKFVIVGYGRVGSRTARILQSEGHEVSIVENNLEKADRARDAGFTVFEGDGTDESVLEDAGIETADAIGGLTGDLNTNFTACMIGKEFDCRTVLRIDADYREEIYEKYAADVDEIIYPERLGAAGAKTALLGGDFNVFADLTEKLSIASVRVPEGSPVIGTRVVELDLPGEARVYAHGRAHESMTIPLPQTEIEAGDSVAVMAAPEGLDEVRAAFGGEASA, encoded by the coding sequence ATGAAGTTCGTCATCGTCGGCTACGGTCGCGTCGGCTCGCGGACCGCGCGTATCCTCCAGAGCGAGGGCCACGAAGTCAGCATCGTCGAGAACAATCTCGAGAAGGCCGATCGGGCCCGCGACGCCGGGTTTACCGTCTTCGAGGGCGACGGCACCGACGAGAGCGTCCTCGAAGACGCCGGCATCGAGACGGCAGACGCCATCGGCGGGCTGACCGGCGACCTCAACACCAACTTCACCGCCTGTATGATCGGCAAGGAGTTCGACTGTCGGACCGTCCTGCGGATCGACGCCGACTACCGCGAGGAGATCTACGAGAAGTACGCCGCCGACGTCGACGAGATCATCTACCCCGAACGGCTCGGAGCCGCCGGCGCGAAGACGGCACTCCTGGGCGGGGACTTCAACGTCTTCGCGGACCTGACCGAGAAGCTCTCGATCGCCAGCGTCCGGGTCCCCGAGGGATCGCCGGTGATCGGCACGCGTGTCGTCGAACTGGACCTGCCCGGCGAGGCCCGGGTGTACGCACACGGCCGCGCCCACGAGTCGATGACGATCCCGCTCCCACAGACGGAGATCGAGGCCGGTGACAGCGTCGCCGTGATGGCTGCGCCCGAGGGGCTCGACGAAGTCCGGGCGGCGTTCGGCGGCGAGGCCTCTGCCTGA